A genomic stretch from Aminobacter aminovorans includes:
- a CDS encoding DnaJ C-terminal domain-containing protein, whose amino-acid sequence MRDPYEVLGVAKNASAKDIKAAYRKLAKKHHPDQNPDDPKAKERFAAANQAYEILGDEKKKAAFDHGEIDAEGKARFHGFEGAAGGDPFGGFRRQQAGPGGSRFEFRSGGPGGASFDAGDIFSQIFGDSFGQRGPGAAHGAGMGAGMGGGPGAQRAQPGGDVNVTLDVTIEEAATAPKVTAMFPDGRKMAVKLPEYVEDGQTIRLKGQGEQGLGGAGDALVKIRFRRHPRYRVEGRDLHVDLPVSLKEAVLGTKAAVETPTGRLAVKIPEWSSSDKVLRLKGRGLPEKAGGHGDLYAHVRVMLPEGGDAALEELLRKSPD is encoded by the coding sequence ATGCGCGACCCCTATGAGGTGCTGGGCGTTGCCAAGAACGCCTCGGCCAAGGACATCAAGGCGGCTTACCGCAAGCTCGCCAAGAAGCACCACCCGGACCAGAATCCGGACGATCCGAAGGCGAAGGAACGCTTTGCCGCGGCCAACCAGGCCTATGAGATTCTCGGCGACGAGAAGAAGAAGGCGGCTTTCGACCACGGCGAAATCGACGCCGAGGGCAAGGCGCGCTTCCATGGCTTCGAAGGCGCGGCAGGTGGTGATCCATTTGGTGGATTCCGCCGCCAGCAGGCGGGCCCCGGCGGGTCGCGCTTCGAGTTCCGCTCCGGCGGTCCGGGCGGCGCATCCTTCGATGCCGGCGATATCTTCAGTCAGATTTTCGGCGATTCCTTTGGCCAGCGCGGCCCTGGTGCTGCTCACGGTGCCGGAATGGGCGCTGGCATGGGCGGCGGCCCAGGTGCCCAGCGTGCGCAGCCGGGCGGCGACGTCAATGTCACGCTTGATGTCACCATCGAGGAGGCGGCGACCGCGCCCAAGGTGACGGCGATGTTCCCCGATGGCCGCAAGATGGCGGTGAAACTGCCGGAATATGTCGAGGACGGCCAGACGATCAGGCTCAAGGGCCAGGGCGAGCAGGGCCTTGGCGGTGCCGGCGACGCGCTGGTCAAGATCAGGTTCCGTCGCCATCCACGCTACCGCGTCGAGGGCAGGGACCTGCATGTCGACCTGCCGGTGAGCCTCAAGGAAGCGGTGCTCGGCACCAAGGCCGCGGTGGAAACGCCGACAGGTCGGCTGGCGGTGAAAATTCCCGAGTGGTCGAGTTCGGACAAGGTGCTGCGCCTCAAGGGCCGCGGCCTGCCGGAAAAGGCAGGCGGCCATGGCGACCTATATGCCCATGTCCGCGTCATGCTTCCGGAAGGCGGCGATGCGGCACTTGAGGAATTGCTGCGCAAGTCCCCCGACTGA
- a CDS encoding RT0821/Lpp0805 family surface protein has protein sequence MLLLLGLTTISACGAGGFSLEKAEVDRSLVTSKVPDDVNRTTDANRLSDETTIRNAVSSADVDELKGQAIPWANAETGSRGAITALVESKERGVLCRAFAVSRESFDGVSLFKGEVCAAGSGTWQMLSFVPV, from the coding sequence GTGTTGCTGCTGCTTGGCCTGACGACGATCAGCGCATGCGGCGCCGGTGGCTTCAGCCTCGAAAAGGCGGAAGTCGACCGCAGCCTTGTTACAAGCAAGGTTCCCGACGACGTCAACAGGACCACCGATGCGAATCGACTGTCCGACGAGACGACCATCCGCAACGCGGTATCGTCCGCCGACGTCGACGAGCTGAAAGGCCAGGCGATTCCCTGGGCGAATGCCGAGACGGGCTCGCGCGGCGCGATCACGGCCCTTGTCGAGAGCAAGGAGCGTGGCGTGCTGTGCCGCGCATTCGCCGTTTCGCGCGAGAGCTTCGACGGGGTCAGCCTGTTCAAGGGCGAGGTCTGCGCCGCCGGGTCAGGCACCTGGCAGATGCTGTCTTTCGTGCCTGTCTGA
- the pdxH gene encoding pyridoxamine 5'-phosphate oxidase has protein sequence MTDTELTSSDFTEAAEPFQLFASWLKDATASEPNDPTALALATVDTDGLPDVRMVLLKEFDEHGFVFYTNFESAKGREILATMKAAMCFHWKSLRRQVRVRGPVEIVTDTEADEYFASRPRGSRIGAWASKQSRPLESRFALEKAVAEYTARHVIGEIPRPPYWSGFRIVPSQIEFWHDRPFRLHDRVVFTRAANGGWDKDRLYP, from the coding sequence ATGACGGACACAGAGTTAACAAGCAGTGACTTCACGGAGGCTGCAGAGCCTTTCCAGCTCTTTGCCTCGTGGCTGAAGGACGCTACGGCCAGCGAGCCGAACGATCCGACGGCACTGGCGCTGGCCACCGTCGACACCGACGGACTGCCTGACGTGCGCATGGTGCTGCTCAAGGAATTCGACGAACATGGCTTCGTCTTCTACACCAATTTCGAAAGCGCCAAGGGCCGCGAAATCCTTGCGACCATGAAAGCGGCGATGTGTTTTCACTGGAAATCGCTGCGTCGCCAGGTCCGTGTGCGCGGTCCGGTCGAGATCGTCACCGACACCGAGGCAGACGAGTATTTCGCCTCGCGCCCGCGCGGCAGCCGCATCGGTGCCTGGGCGTCGAAGCAGTCGCGTCCGCTGGAAAGCCGCTTCGCGCTTGAAAAGGCCGTCGCCGAATACACCGCCCGGCACGTCATCGGTGAAATCCCGCGTCCGCCGTACTGGTCGGGTTTCCGCATCGTACCGAGCCAGATCGAATTCTGGCACGACCGCCCCTTCCGCCTGCACGACCGCGTCGTCTTCACCCGCGCTGCCAATGGCGGCTGGGACAAAGACCGGCTCTATCCGTGA
- a CDS encoding NUDIX hydrolase, whose translation MSEPVVTASALLVNESGQVLFGLRADWKKAWPGHWDAIGGRVEPDETPDDAMGREVHEEAGVMPTEFLWLDCVPERRPDVYGDALHHVYAVTAWTGGVPESVCDEHTEIGWFAPEELDALTNLADIDYVRLAGVATRQRQAVSGG comes from the coding sequence ATGTCGGAACCGGTTGTCACAGCCAGCGCACTTCTGGTGAACGAGAGCGGGCAGGTGCTGTTTGGCCTGCGTGCCGACTGGAAGAAGGCGTGGCCGGGCCACTGGGATGCGATCGGCGGCCGTGTTGAACCTGATGAAACGCCTGACGACGCGATGGGGCGGGAAGTGCACGAGGAAGCAGGCGTCATGCCGACTGAATTCCTGTGGCTGGATTGTGTGCCCGAGCGTCGGCCCGATGTCTATGGCGATGCCTTGCATCACGTCTACGCGGTGACCGCATGGACAGGCGGTGTGCCCGAAAGCGTCTGTGACGAGCATACCGAAATCGGGTGGTTCGCGCCGGAAGAACTGGACGCGCTGACGAACCTCGCCGACATCGACTATGTGCGCCTCGCCGGGGTCGCCACAAGACAGCGGCAAGCGGTCAGCGGCGGCTAG
- a CDS encoding crotonase/enoyl-CoA hydratase family protein: MTDHILIERQGAVQIIRMNRPDKKNAITRAMYAEMAAALVEGDKDAVVRCHVFLGVPGAFSSGNDLADFMAIATGGEGGGEVWDFLLALARAEKPVVSGVDGIAVGIGTTINLHCDLTFATPRTIFRTPFVDLGLVPEAGSSLIAPQLLGLQGAFALLGLGEGFPAERALAAGLIYKVVAEDELEAATLAAAGEIAAKPPEALKIARDLMRGDRTELVERIKEEGAHFRARLKSDEARAALVAFMTRKKG, encoded by the coding sequence GTGACCGACCACATTCTCATCGAGCGGCAAGGCGCCGTGCAGATCATCCGGATGAACCGTCCGGACAAGAAGAACGCAATCACCCGCGCCATGTATGCCGAGATGGCGGCGGCACTGGTCGAAGGCGACAAAGACGCGGTCGTGCGCTGCCATGTCTTTCTCGGCGTCCCGGGAGCGTTTTCGTCCGGCAACGACCTCGCCGATTTCATGGCGATCGCCACGGGTGGCGAGGGTGGCGGTGAAGTGTGGGATTTCCTGCTCGCATTGGCCAGGGCTGAAAAGCCCGTTGTCTCCGGCGTCGACGGCATTGCGGTTGGCATCGGCACGACGATCAACCTGCATTGCGACCTGACCTTCGCCACGCCGCGCACGATCTTCCGCACGCCGTTCGTCGATCTTGGGCTGGTGCCCGAGGCAGGCTCGAGCCTGATCGCGCCGCAGCTGCTTGGCCTGCAAGGCGCCTTTGCCCTGCTCGGGCTGGGCGAGGGCTTTCCGGCCGAACGCGCCTTGGCTGCCGGCTTGATCTACAAGGTCGTTGCGGAAGACGAGCTGGAGGCGGCGACACTCGCTGCTGCCGGCGAGATTGCGGCCAAGCCGCCGGAAGCGCTGAAGATCGCGCGGGACCTGATGCGCGGCGACCGGACCGAACTCGTCGAGCGCATCAAGGAAGAGGGAGCGCATTTCCGCGCCCGCCTCAAGTCGGATGAAGCCCGCGCCGCACTTGTCGCCTTCATGACGCGCAAGAAGGGCTGA
- a CDS encoding acyl-CoA dehydrogenase, whose amino-acid sequence MYRAPVEEIAFALKHVAGLKAAIDAGTFGDLGEDLVDAILGEAGRFASDEVAPLYKVGDRTGAKLRDGAVTMPPGWKELYRHWTEGGWNSLNGPEEYGGQGLPTMIGVATLEMWNSASMAFGIGPTLSMGAVEALEKHASEDLKSAYLAKLVSGEWMGTMNLTEPQAGSDLAALRTRAERSGDGTYRIFGQKIFITYGEHDFTDNIVHLVLARLPDAPAGTRGISLFLVPKFLLNEDGTPGARNDVFCSGIEEKLGIHASPTCTMIYGDGFAKGREPGAVGWLIGEENRGLACMFTMMNNARLLVGIQGVAVAETAFQKALAYANERRQGKASSYSGEGMAPIVHHPDVQRNLLTMKALTQAARAIAYSCAHAIDLARLSTGADKTHWQYRANLLTPLAKAFSTDVGVDVASLGVQIHGGMGFIEETGAAALLRDARIAPIYEGTNGIQAIDLVTRKLPLGNGEHVFGYIGELDGVAIAVAAMNSEAYGRTALILEQALDDLQSVTRHLQRQLGDGRTDDVLAGATPYLRLFSLVAGGAYLARAALADGDEQRIALCRFFAENLLGETSALKDRITGGTASLAAAAKALISA is encoded by the coding sequence ATGTACCGCGCCCCAGTGGAAGAGATAGCGTTCGCGCTGAAGCATGTTGCCGGCCTCAAGGCCGCCATCGATGCAGGCACCTTCGGCGACCTTGGCGAGGATCTCGTCGATGCCATCCTTGGTGAGGCCGGGCGCTTCGCCAGCGACGAGGTAGCTCCGCTCTACAAGGTCGGCGACCGCACCGGCGCCAAGCTCCGCGATGGGGCCGTCACCATGCCTCCGGGCTGGAAGGAGCTTTACAGGCACTGGACCGAAGGTGGCTGGAACAGCCTGAACGGCCCGGAGGAGTATGGCGGGCAGGGCCTGCCGACGATGATAGGCGTGGCGACGCTCGAAATGTGGAACTCGGCGTCGATGGCTTTCGGCATCGGACCGACGCTGTCGATGGGCGCGGTCGAGGCGCTGGAAAAGCACGCTTCTGAAGACTTGAAGTCGGCCTATCTGGCGAAGCTCGTCTCCGGCGAGTGGATGGGCACGATGAACCTGACCGAGCCGCAGGCGGGTTCCGATCTCGCCGCATTGCGCACCCGTGCCGAACGGTCGGGCGACGGCACCTACCGCATCTTCGGCCAGAAGATATTCATCACTTATGGCGAGCACGACTTCACCGACAACATCGTCCATCTGGTGCTGGCGCGATTGCCCGATGCGCCGGCCGGCACACGTGGCATCTCGCTGTTTCTTGTGCCGAAATTCCTGCTCAACGAAGACGGCACGCCGGGCGCGCGCAACGACGTGTTCTGCTCGGGCATCGAGGAGAAGCTTGGCATCCACGCCTCTCCGACCTGCACGATGATCTATGGCGACGGTTTCGCCAAGGGCCGCGAACCAGGTGCTGTCGGCTGGCTGATCGGCGAGGAAAACCGCGGGCTCGCCTGCATGTTCACGATGATGAACAATGCCCGCCTGCTGGTCGGCATCCAGGGCGTAGCGGTTGCCGAGACGGCGTTCCAGAAGGCGCTCGCCTATGCCAACGAGCGCCGCCAGGGCAAGGCGTCGTCCTACTCGGGCGAAGGCATGGCACCGATCGTCCATCACCCCGACGTGCAGCGCAATTTGCTGACGATGAAGGCGCTGACCCAGGCCGCACGCGCGATCGCCTATTCCTGCGCCCATGCCATCGACTTGGCGCGCCTGTCGACCGGCGCCGACAAGACCCATTGGCAGTACCGCGCCAATCTGCTGACGCCGCTGGCCAAGGCATTCTCCACCGATGTCGGCGTCGACGTCGCCTCGCTTGGCGTGCAGATCCACGGCGGCATGGGCTTCATCGAGGAGACCGGTGCCGCAGCGCTGCTTCGCGATGCCCGCATCGCCCCGATTTATGAGGGCACCAACGGCATCCAGGCCATCGACCTCGTCACCCGCAAGCTGCCGCTTGGCAATGGCGAGCATGTCTTCGGCTATATCGGCGAACTCGACGGGGTGGCCATTGCTGTCGCTGCGATGAACAGCGAAGCCTATGGCCGCACGGCGCTCATTCTCGAGCAGGCGCTCGACGATCTCCAGAGCGTCACGCGTCATCTGCAGAGGCAACTCGGCGACGGCCGAACGGACGATGTGCTGGCCGGCGCCACGCCTTATCTCAGGCTGTTTTCCTTGGTCGCTGGCGGTGCCTATCTGGCGCGCGCGGCACTCGCCGACGGTGACGAGCAGCGCATCGCGCTGTGCCGGTTCTTTGCCGAAAACCTGCTTGGCGAGACGTCAGCACTCAAGGACCGCATCACGGGCGGCACGGCAAGCCTTGCCGCCGCCGCCAAAGCGCTGATCTCGGCGTAA
- a CDS encoding glycoside hydrolase family 25 protein yields the protein MAVHNRISITEDRLLRGLASRFHRFALAALTAAWLSHIPAPAVASDFSEPWKKADRALVIDAYEYNSIDWQKLAGDKRIVGFINKASDGLPPAYSCSGDETAYRLCKALWKRHAVARELFHTRKVVAKALGLKWGAYHLGRPGNPIEQAENFLDFAEPGPDDLMAIDIEENDPAKWMSLEDAELFVRHIFLRTGRYPILYTNGTTSRYIADNRYRYRLLSRLPLWYARYKPEIGIHFPKGNWQRYSLWQFSAQANCGERRCPYRVAGTPNDIDVNVAPMDAEGLRQVWPFGQLVETTDDFMFNVPLPIARDEGLKGESRITYASVAYPVRLDLLAETLRSSWDKAVLGALPAIKPAPSRYANGMAEFVAFKGDELVRVASQNAAKLDPVATASTESDRAER from the coding sequence ATGGCGGTCCACAATCGGATATCGATCACCGAGGATCGCCTTTTGAGGGGACTGGCGTCTAGATTTCATCGCTTCGCGCTCGCAGCGCTGACCGCTGCTTGGCTGAGCCACATCCCCGCGCCGGCCGTGGCTTCCGACTTCTCCGAACCGTGGAAGAAGGCCGACCGGGCGCTGGTCATCGACGCCTACGAATACAATTCCATCGACTGGCAAAAGCTGGCAGGCGACAAGCGCATCGTCGGTTTCATCAACAAGGCCTCCGACGGCCTGCCACCGGCCTATTCCTGCTCAGGCGACGAAACCGCCTACAGGCTGTGCAAGGCACTTTGGAAACGCCACGCCGTTGCCCGCGAGCTGTTCCATACGCGCAAGGTGGTCGCCAAGGCGCTCGGCCTGAAATGGGGCGCCTACCACCTCGGCCGCCCCGGCAACCCGATCGAGCAGGCCGAGAACTTTCTCGATTTCGCGGAGCCCGGCCCCGACGATTTGATGGCGATCGACATCGAGGAGAACGACCCGGCGAAATGGATGTCGCTGGAGGACGCCGAGCTGTTCGTGCGCCACATCTTCCTGCGCACCGGCCGCTATCCGATCCTCTACACCAACGGCACGACCTCGCGTTATATCGCCGACAACCGCTATCGCTACCGGCTGCTGTCGCGGCTACCGCTCTGGTATGCGCGCTACAAGCCGGAGATCGGCATCCATTTTCCGAAGGGCAACTGGCAACGCTATTCGCTGTGGCAGTTCTCGGCCCAGGCCAATTGCGGCGAACGCCGCTGCCCCTACCGCGTCGCTGGCACCCCCAACGACATCGACGTCAACGTCGCGCCGATGGACGCCGAAGGCCTGCGCCAGGTCTGGCCGTTCGGCCAGCTTGTCGAAACGACAGACGACTTCATGTTCAATGTGCCGCTGCCGATCGCCAGGGATGAGGGGCTGAAGGGCGAAAGCCGCATCACCTATGCCTCGGTCGCCTATCCGGTGCGGCTCGACCTGCTTGCCGAGACGCTGCGCTCGAGCTGGGACAAGGCCGTGCTCGGCGCATTGCCGGCGATCAAGCCGGCACCCAGCCGCTATGCCAACGGAATGGCGGAATTCGTGGCGTTCAAGGGCGACGAACTGGTGCGTGTGGCCAGCCAGAACGCAGCAAAGCTTGATCCGGTCGCCACCGCTTCGACCGAGAGCGACCGCGCCGAGCGCTAG
- the purD gene encoding phosphoribosylamine--glycine ligase, producing MNILLIGSGGREHALAWKLAASPMLTRLYAAPGNPGIAREAELVAVDVADHAAVVAFCKDKAIDLVVVGPEGPLVAGIGDDLRASGIRVFGPSRVAAQLEGSKGFTKDLCARYGIPTAAYGRFDNAGDARAYVEKMGAPIVIKADGLAAGKGVTVAMTLDEALEAVDACFEGAFGGAGASVVVEEFMTGEEASFFCLCDGKTALPFGTAQDHKRVGDGDVGPNTGGMGAYSPAPVMTPELIDRTMREIIEPTMRGMAEMGAPFSGVLFAGLMLTDQGPKLIEYNTRFGDPECQVLMMRLKEDLLVLLNAAADGQLAHVSARWRDEAALTVVMAAKGYPGTPEKGSVISGIDKAEAAGTQVFHAGTAIKDGKIVANGGRVLNVTASGSNVSEAQQKAYAAVDMLDWPEGFCRRDIGWRAVEREQQK from the coding sequence ATGAACATCCTGCTTATCGGTTCCGGCGGCCGCGAACACGCGCTGGCCTGGAAACTTGCGGCGTCGCCGATGCTGACCAGGCTTTATGCCGCGCCGGGCAATCCCGGCATTGCCCGGGAAGCCGAACTGGTGGCGGTTGATGTCGCCGACCATGCCGCGGTCGTGGCCTTCTGCAAGGACAAGGCAATCGACCTCGTCGTCGTCGGTCCCGAAGGGCCGCTGGTCGCAGGCATCGGCGACGATTTGCGCGCTTCTGGTATTCGGGTCTTTGGCCCCTCCAGGGTGGCGGCACAGCTCGAGGGATCAAAGGGCTTCACCAAGGATCTTTGTGCCCGCTACGGCATTCCGACGGCTGCCTATGGCCGCTTCGACAATGCCGGTGACGCCCGCGCGTATGTCGAGAAGATGGGCGCGCCGATCGTCATCAAGGCCGACGGCCTCGCCGCCGGCAAGGGCGTTACGGTTGCGATGACGCTGGACGAAGCGTTGGAAGCTGTCGACGCCTGTTTCGAGGGTGCCTTCGGTGGTGCCGGCGCATCTGTCGTGGTGGAAGAATTCATGACCGGCGAGGAGGCGAGCTTCTTCTGTCTTTGCGACGGCAAGACGGCGCTGCCGTTCGGAACCGCGCAGGACCACAAGCGTGTCGGCGACGGCGATGTTGGACCGAACACCGGGGGCATGGGAGCCTATTCGCCGGCGCCCGTCATGACGCCCGAATTGATCGACCGGACGATGCGCGAGATCATCGAACCGACGATGCGCGGCATGGCTGAAATGGGCGCGCCGTTCTCGGGCGTGCTGTTTGCCGGCCTGATGCTCACCGACCAAGGTCCGAAATTGATCGAGTACAACACCCGCTTCGGCGATCCCGAATGCCAGGTGCTGATGATGCGGCTGAAGGAGGACCTTCTCGTTCTGCTCAATGCCGCTGCCGACGGCCAGCTTGCCCATGTCTCGGCGCGCTGGCGCGACGAGGCGGCGCTGACGGTAGTGATGGCGGCCAAGGGCTATCCGGGCACGCCGGAAAAGGGCTCGGTCATCTCGGGCATCGACAAGGCGGAGGCCGCGGGGACCCAGGTCTTCCACGCCGGTACGGCGATCAAAGACGGCAAGATCGTCGCCAATGGCGGGCGCGTGCTGAACGTCACCGCCTCGGGCAGCAACGTCAGCGAAGCGCAGCAGAAAGCCTACGCGGCCGTTGACATGCTCGATTGGCCGGAAGGGTTCTGCCGACGCGACATCGGCTGGCGTGCGGTCGAGCGCGAGCAGCAGAAATAA
- the ubiA gene encoding 4-hydroxybenzoate octaprenyltransferase, producing the protein METIQSKAGQGRVADAPSGHWVYRALPRGLWPYAQLARWDRPIGWWLLLWPCWWSTAMAASAYARPGDSLMSLLPSPSFLVLFLIGAVAMRGAGCTYNDIVDEGIDAQVERTRSRPLPSGQVSRRQAWIFLVLQALVGLVVLLQFNSFAVLLGISSLAIVAIYPFMKRITNWPQFVLGLAFSWGALMGWAAEFGDIDGPAVLLYFGSIMWVIGYDTIYAHQDKEDDALVGVKSTARFFGENTKSWLVGLYAGALMMFAMAFAIAQVPMPALAGLVAAGAHMIRQITVLDIDNPDQCLRLFRSNGQIGWIIFIGLICGGAWVALKPLI; encoded by the coding sequence ATGGAAACCATCCAATCAAAAGCCGGCCAGGGCCGGGTCGCCGACGCCCCGAGCGGGCACTGGGTCTACCGTGCCTTGCCGCGTGGCCTTTGGCCTTACGCCCAGCTCGCGCGCTGGGACCGGCCGATCGGCTGGTGGTTGCTTTTGTGGCCATGCTGGTGGTCGACGGCGATGGCGGCGAGCGCCTATGCACGCCCCGGCGACAGCCTGATGTCGCTGCTGCCTTCGCCTTCGTTCCTGGTGCTGTTCCTCATCGGAGCGGTGGCGATGCGCGGCGCCGGCTGCACGTATAACGACATTGTCGACGAAGGCATCGACGCCCAGGTCGAACGCACGCGTTCGCGTCCCCTGCCCTCCGGCCAGGTCAGCCGCCGCCAGGCCTGGATCTTCCTTGTGCTTCAGGCACTTGTCGGACTGGTGGTGCTGTTGCAGTTCAACAGCTTCGCCGTTCTGCTCGGCATCTCGTCGCTGGCGATCGTTGCGATCTACCCGTTCATGAAGCGCATCACCAACTGGCCGCAATTCGTGCTTGGCCTCGCCTTTTCCTGGGGTGCGCTGATGGGCTGGGCCGCCGAGTTCGGCGACATAGACGGCCCGGCCGTGCTGCTCTATTTCGGATCGATCATGTGGGTGATCGGCTACGACACGATCTACGCCCACCAGGACAAGGAAGACGACGCACTTGTCGGCGTGAAGTCGACCGCACGCTTCTTCGGCGAAAACACCAAGTCCTGGCTCGTCGGGCTTTATGCCGGCGCACTGATGATGTTTGCGATGGCCTTTGCCATCGCTCAGGTGCCGATGCCGGCACTCGCCGGTCTTGTCGCCGCCGGCGCGCACATGATCAGGCAGATCACCGTGCTCGACATCGACAATCCCGACCAGTGTCTCAGGCTGTTCAGGTCGAACGGCCAAATAGGCTGGATCATCTTCATCGGGCTGATCTGCGGCGGCGCCTGGGTGGCGCTGAAGCCGCTGATCTAG
- a CDS encoding DUF6101 family protein: MNTGLKPVWAGRNMRLDPFRLPQMVSYATRDDLGDVTFTIDHRGAVIRRLLALSGLPATIALPARAFRGVAARAMEDEDLNVTVTLELLHNDPMLSVPLLVADDLDDVAADWRAWADYYSLPMLLIEADGVARTLEESLGAAIKTLPAQDRRKGRVSRMRRPRFLARRKSGTLGVRLVIDGEEIIARA; this comes from the coding sequence ATGAACACCGGACTGAAGCCAGTCTGGGCGGGACGCAACATGCGCCTCGACCCGTTCCGCTTGCCACAGATGGTCAGCTACGCGACGCGTGACGACCTTGGCGACGTCACCTTCACCATCGATCATCGCGGCGCGGTGATCCGCCGCCTGCTGGCGCTCAGCGGCCTGCCGGCGACGATCGCGCTGCCGGCACGCGCTTTCCGCGGCGTCGCAGCCCGTGCGATGGAAGACGAGGACCTGAACGTCACAGTGACGTTGGAACTGCTGCACAACGATCCGATGCTGTCGGTGCCGCTGCTGGTTGCCGATGATCTCGACGACGTTGCCGCCGACTGGCGCGCCTGGGCCGACTATTACAGCCTGCCGATGCTGCTGATCGAGGCGGATGGCGTGGCCCGCACACTCGAGGAGTCGCTCGGTGCGGCGATCAAGACCCTGCCGGCACAGGACCGCCGGAAGGGCCGCGTCTCCAGGATGCGCAGGCCGCGTTTCCTCGCCCGCCGCAAATCGGGCACGCTCGGTGTCCGCCTCGTCATCGACGGCGAAGAGATCATCGCCCGGGCATGA